The genomic segment ATGCGTTTTTTATCTTGATAGCAGTATCTACACCATATTTGGAAAGAGTGATGATCGAGACGCCTTTAGAGAACATTTTTACCTACCTTTGCGGTAACCATGAGTAAAGGTTGGATCGTAAAGTTTTGAAAACTCGTATGTTTTTGGTTTCAATACTTCTCCTACAATGATCAGTGTAGTCTTCTCAAACCCAACCTCTTTTACCTTTTTAGATATTTTCTCAAGAGTACTTTTAATTATTTTTTCTTCAGGCCAAGATGCTTTATATACCGCTGCGACAGGAGTATCTTTGGGTAAACCTCCTTGTAAAAGATCTTTGACTACAGAATCGATCTGTTTGATGCCCAAAAATATGGCTATGGTTGCTTTATGCTTCGCCAAGTCTTTGATCAATCTTTTCTCAGGCACTGGAGTCTTGCCTTCGGGTCTAGTTATGATCACAGTTTGGGAAATAGAGGGTAATGTTAATTCCCTCTTCAAACTTGCTGCGGC from the Candidatus Methylarchaceae archaeon HK02M2 genome contains:
- the cobM gene encoding precorrin-4 C(11)-methyltransferase gives rise to the protein MGKVVFIGVGPGDPELITLKGKKILEEASVIIYAGSLVNQEILKFVKPGVEIYNSDTMNLEDFLNLMIKSVKEGKLVARVHDGDPSIYGAIQEQIDHLMAKGIDCEVVPGVSSLFAAAASLKRELTLPSISQTVIITRPEGKTPVPEKRLIKDLAKHKATIAIFLGIKQIDSVVKDLLQGGLPKDTPVAAVYKASWPEEKIIKSTLEKISKKVKEVGFEKTTLIIVGEVLKPKTYEFSKLYDPTFTHGYRKGR